Sequence from the Cuniculiplasma divulgatum genome:
AAATTTTTTTTCTTCACATTAAGTGTTCTGCATCTTCATTTCAATAGAATAGGGCATATGTCTGGGAAAATCGGTCAAAAGAGAAATTCAGACCTGATTGTGAAAAACACGGTTAAAGAAAAATAAAAAAACACTCAATAAAATGAAAAGTTGGTAACTTACGGTGTGATTTTTATGGCTCTTGTGGGGCACACGCTTTCGCATGCCATACAGAATATGCACTCGCTCTCTCTTACGGGATCGCACTTATCGGTTCTGTATTTGTCCCATTCCGGGGTACCCTTCTCTATCTTCTTGTCATTGCCGGTTCCCATCTGGCCAGGATTAAGCTCCCATTCATAAAGAGTCACAGGACATACATCCATGCATGCTCCATCAGCTATGCAGGTTTCCCAGTCCACTGCAACGTGTGAACCATGAATTCCCAGTTTCGTGGGGTAAGGCTTTCCAGCGGCATCCATTCTCTGCTTGCCTTCGGCCCTTACATCATGGTCATGATGCTTTCCAGTTACTGGGTAGTTAGCAGTATCTTCCAAAAAATTCTCATCAATTGGTTTGGGCTTGTAATCTAGTGTTTCCAGTTTGACCAAATGATCACCTAATTCGATATCACCAGATTCCTATATAAATTATCTGGTAAACCCGCTTAGGAGGATTTCTAAAAACCCCATAATTATTGCCTAAATCACAGCAACATTTATTCATGAAATAGCCATGTTGCAATATGAGCAGTCTTCTTGATGAAGCACTTAAGGAGAAATACCGCCTTAGCGGTATTCATGATCCTCTGGCATACATGAAGGATGCAATAGACTGGTCTGTCTTTCCTAATCTTTTGGAAGATCTCTATCACA
This genomic interval carries:
- the zfx gene encoding zinc-containing ferredoxin, with protein sequence MVKLETLDYKPKPIDENFLEDTANYPVTGKHHDHDVRAEGKQRMDAAGKPYPTKLGIHGSHVAVDWETCIADGACMDVCPVTLYEWELNPGQMGTGNDKKIEKGTPEWDKYRTDKCDPVRESECIFCMACESVCPTRAIKITP